Proteins from a genomic interval of Sphingopyxis sp. QXT-31:
- a CDS encoding PspC domain-containing protein — protein sequence MSQDTTSTNLFQRRDTMFGICEAVGQDFGFNPTWLRLAFIAPLFFFPVQTFAAYFGLGAVVLASRLIFPAKKAAAQPALTAVEGARPAEATEELALAA from the coding sequence ATGAGCCAGGACACGACCAGCACCAATCTCTTCCAGCGCCGCGACACGATGTTCGGCATCTGCGAAGCCGTCGGTCAGGACTTCGGCTTCAACCCGACCTGGCTGCGCCTGGCGTTCATCGCGCCGCTCTTCTTCTTCCCCGTCCAGACTTTCGCCGCTTATTTCGGCCTCGGCGCCGTCGTGCTCGCCTCGCGCCTAATCTTCCCCGCGAAGAAGGCCGCGGCCCAGCCCGCGCTGACCGCGGTCGAGGGTGCGCGACCGGCCGAGGCCACCGAGGAACTCGCCCTCGCAGCTTGA
- a CDS encoding M24 family metallopeptidase, protein MTEGMSMHRRQFLGTAALTGLVATLPTSVLAADTGGLPNLAAKAVPIGKAERLARIAKAKELMAANDIGALLIEPGSSLIYFTGVRWNRSERLTAVILTREGEVAVVTPFFEEPSVRESLGIDAEVLTWNEDENPLAAVAAWLGKRGLAKGRIGVEETVRYFAVDGLEKAMPGATVINGAPVVRGCRMHKSAAEVALMQIASDITIAAYRHTAPRIEAGMTPADIGAIMAAATAALGGRSEFELILLGEASAYPHGSGKPQAVREGEVVLMDCGATVHGYQSDISRSFVYGKASARQRQVWDQMRKGQDVAFAAAKLGTPAGAVDDAVRSYYAGLGWGPDYKLPGTSHRTGHGIGLDGHEPVNLVRGETTKLAPGMCFSNEPGIYIPGEFGIRLEDCFYMTDSGPKWFSEPPPSIDRPFD, encoded by the coding sequence ATGACTGAGGGGATGAGCATGCACCGGCGGCAATTTCTGGGAACCGCGGCGCTGACCGGGCTGGTCGCGACGCTGCCCACATCGGTGCTGGCGGCCGACACGGGGGGCCTGCCCAATCTTGCGGCGAAGGCGGTGCCGATTGGCAAGGCCGAGCGTTTGGCGCGGATCGCCAAGGCGAAGGAACTGATGGCGGCGAACGACATCGGCGCGCTGCTGATCGAGCCGGGGTCGAGCCTGATCTATTTCACCGGCGTGCGCTGGAACCGCAGCGAGCGGCTGACTGCGGTGATCCTGACGCGCGAAGGCGAGGTCGCGGTCGTCACGCCCTTTTTCGAGGAGCCGTCGGTGCGCGAGAGCCTGGGCATCGACGCCGAGGTTCTGACCTGGAACGAGGACGAAAATCCGCTCGCGGCGGTCGCGGCGTGGCTCGGCAAGCGCGGGCTGGCGAAGGGGCGCATCGGCGTCGAGGAGACGGTGCGCTATTTTGCGGTCGACGGGCTGGAAAAGGCGATGCCGGGCGCGACGGTCATCAACGGCGCGCCGGTGGTGCGCGGGTGCCGGATGCACAAGTCGGCGGCCGAAGTCGCGCTGATGCAAATCGCGTCGGACATCACCATCGCCGCCTATCGCCACACCGCGCCGCGCATCGAGGCGGGGATGACCCCCGCCGACATCGGCGCGATCATGGCGGCGGCGACCGCCGCGCTCGGCGGGCGCAGCGAGTTCGAGTTGATCTTGCTCGGCGAGGCCAGCGCCTATCCGCACGGGTCGGGCAAGCCGCAGGCGGTGCGCGAAGGCGAAGTCGTGCTGATGGACTGCGGCGCGACCGTCCATGGCTACCAGTCCGACATCTCGCGCAGCTTCGTCTACGGCAAGGCGAGCGCGCGGCAGCGGCAGGTGTGGGACCAGATGCGCAAGGGGCAGGACGTCGCCTTCGCCGCGGCGAAGCTCGGCACGCCGGCAGGCGCGGTCGACGATGCGGTGCGCAGCTATTATGCCGGGCTCGGCTGGGGCCCCGATTACAAGCTGCCGGGGACTTCGCACCGCACGGGTCACGGCATCGGGCTCGACGGGCACGAGCCGGTGAATCTGGTGCGCGGCGAGACGACGAAGCTGGCGCCGGGCATGTGTTTCTCGAACGAACCGGGCATCTATATTCCCGGCGAGTTTGGGATCCGGCTGGAGGATTGTTTCTACATGACCGATAGCGGGCCCAAGTGGTTCAGCGAACCGCCGCCGTCGATCGACCGGCCGTTCGATTGA
- a CDS encoding exo-beta-N-acetylmuramidase NamZ family protein, translating into MLFGIDRLLADPALRKPLEGQRVALLAHPASVTADLTHSIDALVAVGIDVTAVFGPQHGVRGDLQDNMMESPDFTDPTYGMPVFSLYGEVRRPSGQSMHTFDVMLVDLQDLGCRIYTYVTTLLYVLEAAAAHGKAVWVLDRPNPAGRPVEGTLLQPGWESFVGAGPMAMRHGLTMGEMGHWFIRHFDLDVDYRVIEMEGWLPDGPGFGWPNERVWINPSPNAANLNMARAYAGTVMVEGATLSEGRGTTRPLELFGAPDIDAKAVIAEMQRLAPEWLAGCRLRDIWFEPTFHKHMKVLNSGVFIHAEGGWYDHAAFRPWRVQALGFKAVRSLYPDYPIWRGTDFKYEYTDDVLAIDVINGGTGLREWVDEAGAAAGDLDALAGPDEAAWRAEIADMLIYD; encoded by the coding sequence ATCCTCTTCGGTATCGACCGCCTGCTCGCCGACCCTGCGCTTCGCAAACCGCTCGAGGGCCAGCGTGTCGCGCTGCTCGCGCATCCCGCCTCGGTTACCGCGGACCTCACGCACAGCATCGACGCTTTGGTCGCGGTCGGGATCGACGTCACCGCGGTGTTCGGGCCGCAGCACGGCGTGCGCGGCGACCTGCAGGACAATATGATGGAGTCGCCCGACTTCACCGATCCGACTTACGGCATGCCCGTGTTCAGCCTGTACGGCGAAGTGCGGCGGCCGAGCGGGCAGTCGATGCACACCTTCGACGTGATGCTCGTCGACCTGCAGGATCTGGGCTGCCGCATCTACACCTATGTCACCACCCTGCTCTATGTGCTCGAAGCCGCCGCGGCGCACGGCAAGGCGGTGTGGGTGCTCGACCGGCCCAACCCCGCGGGGCGCCCGGTCGAGGGCACCTTGCTCCAGCCGGGTTGGGAAAGCTTCGTCGGCGCGGGGCCGATGGCGATGCGGCACGGGCTGACGATGGGCGAGATGGGGCATTGGTTCATCCGCCACTTCGATCTCGACGTCGACTACCGCGTGATTGAAATGGAGGGTTGGTTGCCCGATGGGCCGGGCTTCGGCTGGCCCAACGAGCGCGTGTGGATCAACCCCAGCCCCAATGCCGCGAACCTCAACATGGCGCGCGCCTATGCGGGGACGGTGATGGTCGAGGGCGCGACCTTGAGCGAAGGGCGCGGCACGACGCGCCCGCTCGAACTGTTCGGCGCCCCCGATATCGACGCGAAGGCGGTGATCGCCGAAATGCAGCGGCTCGCACCCGAATGGCTCGCGGGGTGCAGGCTGCGCGACATCTGGTTCGAGCCGACCTTCCACAAGCATATGAAGGTGCTGAACAGCGGCGTGTTCATCCATGCCGAGGGTGGCTGGTACGATCATGCGGCGTTCCGGCCGTGGCGCGTGCAGGCGCTGGGGTTCAAGGCGGTGCGTTCGCTTTATCCCGACTATCCGATCTGGCGCGGCACGGATTTCAAATATGAATATACCGACGATGTGCTCGCGATCGACGTGATCAACGGCGGCACGGGCCTGCGCGAATGGGTCGACGAGGCGGGCGCCGCGGCGGGCGATCTCGATGCGCTGGCGGGGCCCGACGAGGCGGCGTGGCGCGCGGAGATCGCCGATATGCTGATCTATGACTGA
- a CDS encoding DUF6975 family protein, with protein MSQSPQLQSQARSVAEMLDSLVASEGTGAHRHVRAGGLSNGPDAMRNLADAVHFLCLLHGRHPGVIDLAARKSVAPASRAWMDEAADAFVQERAFLSKIAAAVGPVPSTQGQDQCEAAVAAQRKALDMLAESDRHGCAVGAAIALTLDWRTIRVLLDISAQRLDMAPPRCALPDLRDTARLAGAVADTPAAERALVFGAQQLIAQHSGLWDLLEARAASRNH; from the coding sequence TTGAGCCAGTCGCCCCAGCTCCAGTCGCAGGCGCGCAGCGTCGCCGAAATGCTCGATTCGCTGGTCGCCAGCGAGGGCACCGGCGCGCATCGCCACGTCCGCGCGGGCGGGCTGTCGAACGGCCCCGACGCCATGCGCAACCTCGCCGACGCCGTCCATTTCCTCTGCCTCCTCCACGGGCGCCATCCGGGCGTCATCGACCTCGCCGCGCGCAAGTCGGTCGCCCCCGCGTCGCGCGCGTGGATGGACGAGGCCGCCGACGCCTTCGTCCAGGAACGCGCCTTCCTCTCGAAGATCGCCGCCGCGGTCGGCCCGGTGCCCAGCACCCAAGGGCAGGACCAGTGCGAGGCCGCCGTCGCCGCGCAGCGCAAGGCGCTCGACATGCTCGCCGAATCGGACCGCCACGGCTGCGCCGTCGGTGCCGCGATCGCGCTGACGCTCGACTGGCGCACGATCCGCGTGCTGCTCGATATCAGCGCCCAGCGCCTCGACATGGCGCCGCCGCGCTGCGCCCTTCCCGACCTCCGCGACACCGCGCGCCTCGCCGGCGCGGTCGCCGATACCCCGGCGGCAGAACGCGCGCTCGTCTTCGGCGCACAGCAGCTGATCGCGCAGCACAGCGGCCTGTGGGACCTGCTCGAAGCCCGCGCCGCGAGCCGCAATCATTAA
- a CDS encoding formyltransferase family protein — translation MTLRVALMTSGPIGGSGVVLERLTRVPEVELVCLIVSETIVAKRSRKKMLQKIWKIGPLGALNGIRIRKWFGHDMRTDAREVAKAHGIPIVTVPRVNCDETVEALKHYAPDVGLSVGNSYIASRVFSVPVQGFVNFHGELLPEYPGAQSVVWPIYFGRTQSGYTIHRINKGIDTGDILYKRAVDIDFQPRLADTIRRTNDKVREELPEAFAALLADWDAHTAAATPQQAGRHFTTPTFWEYLRMERNNKRLWRESQR, via the coding sequence ATGACCTTGCGCGTCGCCTTGATGACCAGCGGGCCGATCGGCGGCTCGGGCGTGGTGCTCGAACGGCTGACGCGCGTTCCCGAGGTCGAACTTGTCTGCCTGATCGTCTCCGAAACCATCGTCGCCAAGCGCAGCCGCAAGAAGATGCTCCAGAAAATCTGGAAGATCGGGCCGCTGGGTGCGCTCAACGGCATCCGCATCCGCAAATGGTTCGGGCACGATATGCGCACCGACGCGCGCGAGGTCGCCAAGGCGCACGGCATCCCGATCGTCACCGTCCCGCGCGTCAATTGCGACGAAACCGTCGAGGCGCTGAAACACTACGCCCCCGACGTCGGTCTGTCGGTCGGCAACTCCTATATCGCCTCGCGCGTGTTCAGTGTGCCCGTCCAGGGCTTCGTCAATTTCCACGGCGAGCTGCTCCCCGAATATCCGGGCGCGCAGAGCGTCGTGTGGCCGATCTATTTCGGGCGGACGCAGTCGGGCTATACGATCCACCGCATCAACAAGGGCATCGACACCGGCGACATCCTCTACAAGCGCGCGGTCGACATCGATTTCCAGCCGAGGCTCGCCGACACGATCCGCCGCACCAACGACAAGGTGCGCGAAGAGCTGCCCGAGGCCTTTGCGGCATTGCTCGCCGACTGGGACGCGCACACCGCGGCGGCGACCCCGCAGCAGGCCGGGCGCCATTTCACCACCCCGACCTTCTGGGAATATCTGCGCATGGAGCGCAACAACAAGCGGCTGTGGCGCGAGAGCCAGCGCTGA
- a CDS encoding polysaccharide deacetylase family protein gives MPATPTFAETAAEAWPPISGWGARARSAARAARIRLEALKQRRQTEPFVRCLYAHAVFPDTVPTFRAFLKAAKQEGEFVDTPTLRAIIADGRPSDGRFFHLSFDDGFASVYEAGGPVMEDERVPYIMFVATDLIDADPDTLAAYFAHMPAYQARVRTLDWDQAKAAATGIGEIGCHTRTHARLSKIGHDPARLTDEIAGAKAIIEGHIGQRCDSFAWPYGTASDIDEHGRAAIADAGFTSNFSAVRGAVRPGVTDVMDIPRHQLEFHWPLHELMVWARGFREA, from the coding sequence ATGCCCGCCACGCCGACCTTTGCCGAAACCGCCGCCGAGGCCTGGCCCCCCATAAGCGGCTGGGGCGCCAGAGCGCGCAGCGCGGCCCGCGCCGCACGCATCCGGCTCGAAGCGCTGAAGCAGCGCCGGCAAACGGAGCCCTTCGTCCGCTGCCTCTATGCCCATGCGGTTTTCCCCGACACCGTCCCGACCTTCCGCGCTTTCCTGAAGGCCGCGAAGCAGGAGGGCGAGTTCGTCGACACGCCGACGCTCCGCGCGATCATCGCGGACGGCAGGCCAAGCGACGGTCGCTTCTTTCACCTGAGCTTCGACGACGGCTTCGCCAGCGTCTATGAAGCCGGCGGCCCGGTGATGGAGGACGAACGCGTTCCCTATATCATGTTCGTCGCGACCGACCTGATCGACGCCGATCCCGACACGCTCGCCGCCTATTTTGCGCATATGCCCGCTTACCAGGCGCGCGTCCGCACGCTCGACTGGGACCAGGCAAAGGCCGCCGCTACGGGCATCGGCGAGATCGGCTGCCACACGCGCACCCACGCGCGGCTGTCGAAGATCGGACACGATCCCGCACGGCTGACCGATGAGATCGCGGGTGCCAAGGCGATCATCGAGGGGCATATCGGCCAGCGCTGCGACAGCTTCGCCTGGCCCTATGGCACCGCGAGCGACATCGACGAGCACGGCCGCGCGGCGATCGCCGACGCGGGCTTCACCAGCAATTTCAGCGCGGTGCGCGGCGCCGTCCGCCCCGGCGTAACCGACGTCATGGACATCCCGCGCCACCAGCTCGAATTCCACTGGCCGCTCCACGAATTGATGGTCTGGGCGCGGGGTTTCCGCGAGGCATGA
- a CDS encoding DOMON-like domain-containing protein, with protein sequence MLLTCHPDTPCSADLFISVDAVRNQPGSLYLRFVVDGEMDKIIMPPRRALGRTDGLWQTTCCEAFLKPARRDDYWEFNLSPSTAWASYRFDDYRAGMRDAEVAPDFDRVGGILQALFDFSGEPGVHDIDWQLGLSVVIEETDGTKSYWALRHPPGKPDFHHPDCFALTLEAPPPA encoded by the coding sequence ATGCTGCTGACCTGCCATCCCGACACGCCCTGTTCCGCCGACCTGTTCATCTCGGTCGATGCGGTTCGCAACCAGCCGGGCTCGCTCTATCTGCGCTTCGTCGTCGACGGCGAAATGGACAAGATCATCATGCCGCCGCGCCGTGCGCTCGGGCGCACCGATGGGCTTTGGCAAACGACCTGCTGCGAGGCGTTCCTGAAACCCGCGAGGCGTGACGACTACTGGGAGTTCAACCTGTCGCCCTCGACCGCCTGGGCGTCCTACCGCTTCGACGACTATCGGGCGGGGATGCGCGACGCCGAGGTGGCGCCCGATTTCGATCGCGTCGGCGGTATCCTTCAGGCGCTGTTCGACTTTTCAGGTGAGCCCGGCGTCCACGATATCGACTGGCAGCTCGGGCTATCGGTCGTGATCGAGGAGACGGACGGCACCAAAAGCTACTGGGCGCTCCGCCATCCGCCGGGCAAGCCCGACTTCCATCATCCCGATTGCTTTGCGCTGACGCTTGAGGCACCCCCGCCCGCATGA
- a CDS encoding lipid II flippase Amj family protein produces the protein MFDLPLLTILLLTGFINLIGALAYAARIAGVRTRRIAMSFALFNILVLFSRTSNSFLGPFLAKRIETRIHDGSGLSLFLDMQLVLAAASVATLIGILLVPTGQRMFAAAIGWYQDNRSTTRLALKAVSPTGFRTLRQSLTFPSLSHLKSWKMPKGIGWGVLIANCLAQSLLAVGVVASLYAGYLAPEFRVTASQLSALINGFATILLFAFIDPQLSVMTDDAVEGKVDEADFRRAITFISLSRLAGTVLAQALLLPAAMLIAWVAVHV, from the coding sequence ATGTTCGACCTCCCCCTCCTCACCATCCTCCTGCTCACCGGCTTCATCAACCTGATCGGCGCGCTTGCCTATGCCGCGCGCATCGCCGGGGTTCGGACGCGGCGGATCGCCATGTCCTTCGCGCTGTTCAACATCCTCGTGCTTTTCTCGCGCACCTCGAACAGCTTCCTCGGCCCCTTCCTCGCCAAGCGCATCGAGACGCGCATCCACGACGGCAGCGGCCTGTCGCTGTTCCTCGACATGCAGCTCGTGCTCGCGGCGGCGAGCGTCGCGACGCTGATCGGCATTTTGCTCGTCCCCACCGGCCAGCGCATGTTCGCCGCGGCGATCGGCTGGTACCAGGACAATCGTTCGACGACGCGCCTCGCGCTCAAAGCCGTCAGCCCGACGGGCTTTCGTACGCTCCGCCAGTCGCTGACCTTCCCCAGCCTCTCGCACCTCAAAAGCTGGAAGATGCCCAAGGGCATCGGCTGGGGCGTGCTGATCGCCAACTGCCTGGCGCAGTCGCTACTCGCCGTCGGCGTCGTCGCCTCGCTCTACGCCGGCTATCTCGCCCCCGAATTCCGCGTCACCGCGTCGCAGCTCTCGGCGTTGATCAACGGTTTCGCGACGATATTGTTGTTCGCCTTCATCGACCCGCAATTGTCGGTGATGACCGACGACGCGGTCGAGGGCAAGGTCGACGAGGCCGATTTCCGCCGCGCGATCACCTTCATCTCGCTGAGCCGCCTCGCCGGCACGGTCCTGGCGCAGGCGCTGCTGCTCCCCGCCGCGATGCTGATCGCCTGGGTCGCCGTGCATGTCTGA
- a CDS encoding vWA domain-containing protein, giving the protein MLFGFLEELRTAGIPVSMKEHLLLLEALDREAIDRSPEQFYYLSRAIYVKDEGLLDRFDQVFNKVFKGLLTDYGQNPVDVPADWLRAVAEKFLTPEEMAAIESLGDWDKIMETLKERLEEQQKRHEGGSKWIGTGGTSPFGNSGYNPEGVRIGGESKHKRALKVWEKREFQNLDNTKELGTRNIKIALRRLRKFAREGAADELDIPGTIDGTARQGWLDIQMRPERRNAVKLLLFLDVGGSMDPFIKLCEELFSAATTEFKNLEFFYFHNCPYEGVWKDNKRRWSERHQMWDILHKYGHDYKVIFVGDASMSAYEITHPGGSVEHFNEESGAVWLQRITHVYPAAVWLNPVPEAHWGYTQSVKLIKQLMNDRMYPLTLEGLDKATRELTRKH; this is encoded by the coding sequence ATGCTGTTCGGCTTCCTCGAAGAACTCCGCACCGCGGGCATTCCCGTAAGCATGAAGGAGCATCTGCTGCTGCTGGAAGCGCTCGACCGCGAGGCGATCGATCGCAGCCCCGAGCAATTCTATTACCTCAGCCGCGCCATCTATGTGAAGGACGAGGGCCTGCTCGACCGCTTCGACCAGGTGTTCAACAAGGTCTTCAAGGGCCTGCTCACCGATTATGGCCAGAACCCCGTCGACGTCCCCGCCGACTGGCTGCGCGCGGTGGCCGAGAAATTCCTGACCCCCGAGGAGATGGCCGCGATCGAATCGCTCGGCGACTGGGACAAGATCATGGAGACGCTGAAGGAGCGGCTCGAGGAACAGCAGAAGCGCCACGAGGGCGGCAGCAAATGGATCGGCACGGGCGGCACCTCGCCCTTCGGCAATTCGGGCTATAACCCCGAGGGCGTGCGCATCGGCGGCGAGAGCAAGCACAAGCGCGCGCTCAAGGTCTGGGAAAAGCGCGAGTTCCAGAACCTCGACAACACCAAGGAACTCGGCACCCGCAACATCAAGATCGCGCTCCGCCGCCTGCGCAAATTCGCGCGCGAGGGCGCGGCCGACGAACTCGACATCCCCGGCACGATCGACGGCACCGCGCGCCAAGGCTGGCTCGACATCCAGATGCGCCCCGAGCGGCGCAATGCTGTCAAGCTGCTGCTGTTCCTCGACGTCGGCGGCTCCATGGATCCCTTCATCAAGCTCTGCGAAGAACTCTTCAGCGCCGCGACGACCGAGTTCAAGAATCTCGAATTCTTCTATTTCCACAATTGCCCGTACGAAGGCGTGTGGAAGGACAACAAGCGCCGCTGGTCCGAACGCCACCAGATGTGGGACATCCTCCACAAATATGGCCATGATTATAAAGTGATCTTTGTCGGCGACGCGTCGATGAGCGCCTATGAAATAACCCATCCGGGCGGCAGCGTCGAACATTTCAACGAGGAATCGGGCGCGGTCTGGCTCCAGCGGATAACCCATGTCTATCCCGCCGCGGTGTGGCTGAACCCGGTGCCCGAGGCGCATTGGGGCTACACCCAGTCGGTCAAGCTGATCAAACAGCTGATGAACGACCGCATGTATCCGTTGACGCTCGAAGGGCTCGACAAGGCGACGCGCGAGTTGACGCGGAAGCATTGA
- a CDS encoding methyl-accepting chemotaxis protein has protein sequence MKFESINPAAPILDQSVAGDCGELAVGCSEAAGRIKRSTDQMDRQIVELGRLEEFVVGLEADQRQIADSTDEAKLLSARACEQLDTGAERVNAAVSEFRSVIDLVARLGTHVTNFAAVMAQVQQVSQSIEQIAKTTNMLALNAAIEAERAGDAGRTFAVVAAEVKKLAQNTRSATDEIRRSIGSLATEASGLVTEIQSGVEQSSRAEAQFETITDALHDATHLVALLDDQSDRIAQSSAMVHANGAKVRDAVDRVVASVRDNSATLDGTRDSILKMEHVSNRMFNAVISAGVSPKDSAVVELASRVRDQFVAIAELALAKGELSMEQLFDTNYVRVPGSNPERFRTTLCDWADTNWRPLFDHVVANHPEVKMSSAGDMNGFLPTHITDCSRAPTGDVVHDTAHCRNGRILFDDTDKAAKKSNAPFFMAVYRQEGDGTNYVTVRNVYMPVVINGRRWGDVEVAYQL, from the coding sequence ATGAAATTCGAGTCCATAAATCCGGCGGCTCCGATCCTCGACCAATCGGTGGCGGGCGACTGCGGCGAGCTGGCCGTCGGGTGCAGCGAGGCGGCGGGGCGGATCAAGCGCTCGACCGACCAGATGGACCGTCAGATCGTCGAGCTCGGGCGGCTCGAGGAGTTCGTCGTCGGCCTCGAGGCCGACCAGCGTCAGATCGCCGATTCGACCGATGAAGCGAAATTGCTGTCGGCGCGTGCGTGCGAGCAGCTCGACACCGGCGCCGAGCGCGTCAACGCGGCGGTCAGCGAGTTCCGCTCGGTCATCGATCTCGTCGCGCGGCTCGGCACGCATGTCACCAATTTCGCCGCGGTGATGGCGCAGGTGCAGCAGGTCAGCCAGTCGATCGAACAGATCGCCAAGACCACCAACATGCTTGCCTTGAACGCGGCCATCGAAGCCGAGCGCGCGGGCGATGCCGGGCGCACCTTCGCCGTCGTCGCCGCCGAGGTGAAGAAATTGGCGCAGAATACGCGCAGCGCGACCGACGAGATCCGCCGGTCGATCGGCAGCCTCGCGACCGAGGCCAGCGGCCTCGTCACCGAAATCCAGTCGGGGGTCGAACAGTCGAGCCGCGCCGAGGCGCAGTTCGAAACGATCACCGACGCGCTGCACGACGCGACGCATCTCGTCGCGCTGCTCGACGACCAGAGCGACCGGATCGCGCAGTCGAGCGCGATGGTGCATGCAAACGGCGCCAAGGTGCGCGACGCGGTCGACCGCGTCGTCGCGTCGGTGCGCGACAATAGCGCCACGCTGGACGGCACGCGCGATTCGATCCTGAAAATGGAGCATGTGTCGAACCGCATGTTCAACGCGGTGATCTCGGCCGGGGTGTCGCCGAAGGATTCGGCGGTGGTCGAGCTCGCCTCGCGCGTGCGCGACCAGTTTGTCGCGATCGCCGAACTGGCGCTCGCCAAGGGCGAGCTGTCGATGGAGCAATTGTTCGACACCAATTATGTGCGCGTGCCGGGGTCGAACCCCGAACGTTTCCGCACCACGCTGTGCGACTGGGCCGACACCAATTGGCGGCCGCTGTTCGACCATGTCGTGGCGAACCATCCCGAGGTAAAGATGTCCTCGGCGGGCGATATGAACGGTTTCCTGCCGACGCATATCACCGACTGCTCGCGCGCCCCGACGGGCGATGTCGTTCACGATACCGCGCATTGCCGCAACGGTCGCATCCTGTTCGACGACACCGACAAGGCGGCGAAAAAGAGCAACGCGCCCTTCTTCATGGCGGTCTATCGCCAGGAGGGCGACGGCACCAACTATGTTACGGTGCGCAACGTCTATATGCCGGTGGTGATCAACGGCCGCCGCTGGGGCGACGTCGAAGTGGCCTACCAGCTTTGA
- a CDS encoding AAA family ATPase produces the protein MRFEGTSAYIATDDLKVAVNAATLLRRPLLVKGEPGTGKTVLAEEIAKAFDAPLITWNIKSTTKAQQGLYEYDAVARLRDGQLGEERVHDIRNYIRKGKLWEAFTSPKLPVLLIDEIDKADIEFPNDLLQELDRMAFHVYETDETITAKERPIVVITSNNEKELPDAFLRRCFFHYIKFPDRDTMASIVEVHFPGIQKTLVSRAMDIFYEVRDVPGLKKKPSTSELIDWLKLLLNEDMPLEVLQNRDVGKAIPPLHGALLKNEQDVMLFEKLAFMARRQGS, from the coding sequence ATGCGCTTCGAAGGAACCAGCGCCTATATCGCGACCGACGACCTGAAGGTCGCGGTCAACGCCGCGACATTGCTGCGCCGCCCGCTGCTCGTGAAGGGCGAACCCGGCACCGGCAAGACCGTGCTGGCCGAAGAAATCGCGAAGGCCTTCGATGCGCCGCTGATCACCTGGAACATCAAGTCGACCACCAAGGCGCAGCAGGGCCTCTACGAATATGACGCGGTCGCGCGCCTCCGCGACGGCCAACTCGGCGAAGAGCGCGTCCACGACATCCGCAACTACATCCGCAAGGGCAAATTGTGGGAGGCGTTCACCTCGCCCAAGCTCCCCGTGCTGCTGATCGACGAGATCGACAAGGCCGACATCGAATTCCCGAACGACCTGCTCCAGGAACTCGATCGCATGGCGTTCCACGTCTATGAGACCGACGAGACGATCACCGCCAAGGAACGCCCGATCGTCGTCATCACCTCGAACAATGAGAAGGAACTGCCCGACGCGTTCCTGCGCCGCTGCTTCTTCCACTATATCAAATTCCCCGACCGCGACACGATGGCGTCGATCGTCGAGGTCCATTTCCCCGGCATCCAGAAGACGCTCGTCAGCCGCGCGATGGACATCTTCTACGAAGTCCGCGACGTCCCGGGCCTCAAGAAAAAGCCCTCGACCAGCGAGCTGATCGACTGGCTGAAACTGCTCCTCAACGAAGACATGCCGCTCGAGGTGCTGCAGAACCGCGACGTCGGCAAGGCGATCCCGCCGCTCCACGGCGCGCTGCTCAAGAACGAGCAGGATGTGATGCTGTTCGAAAAGCTCGCCTTCATGGCCCGCCGCCAGGGCAGCTGA